The genomic segment GCCTGAATTGGTGTTATCATATATTGGGTAACTCTAAATTTTGGTGTTTGTAGGTGGCTGAATGCCAACTTTGGGGCCAGAAAACACCATCGAATTGGGAGACTCTGGGGAGAGGTCCACAATTTTTGGGGGTCAGTCAGTCTGGGGATCAGACCCCAGTTTTAATTCAAAGACAAGTGGGAGCCCCCATTTTACCCTGCTCCATCTGGGTCTGAGGGATCAGGTGTTGCTCTGAGGTTCACAAAGATAAACTCAAATTTCCCGCTTAACACTTGAactcccccccaaatcccctccagtCCCAAATATCTCTCTGAAAATCCTTCCCAGATTCCAATATCCCCTCAAGGACCCTCCTGTTACCCTCAGCCCCCCCCAGCATCCCCTTAAAATTCCCCCAAGGACCCCTTTATTCCCTCCCCAAAACCTTCAAAAACCAACCGAAATTTCCTCCTCAACACCTCCAAACCCCTTCCAGACCCAAATACCTCCCTGAAAATCCCACTGCGGAGCCAAATTTCCTCTCAGGGACCCTTCTGGGACACCAACAACCTCTCCCCATAACTCTAAATCCCACTCCCGCAACCCCCCAAATAACGCCTCTGTCTCTGCCCAGGCTTCCCCGGACCATGGCTCGCTCGCCCCCCACTCGGGGCTGGGCCCCCCCACCGCCCCCGCACCGCCTGCGCTCCCTGGCGCGCTCCTGGCTGGACGAGGACGCGCCCTGGCCGGACGCCGCGGTGGCGACCGTGGGGGACACCGCGACCCGAGCGCAGCTACTCAGCAAGGGCGGGGGGGACTCGGGGGGTGTCCTGGCAGGGGTCCCTTTCGCCGAGGCTGTTTTCGGGGTGTCGGGGTGCCGGGTCACCTGGAGGGTGCCCGAGGGGGCGGTGCTGCCCCCTGGGCGGGTGTTGGTGGCCGATGTGGAGGGTCCGGCCGCGGGGGtgctgggaggggagagggtCGCCCTCAATATTTTGGGGCGCTGCAGCGGGGTGGCCTCGATGGCCGCGAGGGCTGTGGGGGTGGCCCGGGCACAGGGCTGGGCGGGGGTCGTGGGGGGCACCCGAAAAACCACGCCCGGGTTCCGCTTGGCCGAGAAATACGCGCTGGGCGTGGGGGGCGTTGACCCTCACCGGGGAGGTTTGGGGGGACTCCTCCTCCTCAAGGACAATCACCGAGCACTGGCGGCGGCAGCGGGGGGGCTCGAGCAGGTGCGGACACCGAACGTGGGGGGACAATGGGGGAGGGGGGCTTGAATTGCGGGGTTCTGGGTGTGCGGGGAGGACTCCAGAATTTGTGGACTCCTGGATTATGGAGTGCTAGGTGGGGAAACCCGGAGACTGGGGGAGCAGCACCCCAGTTTTTGGGGAGGTGGGAGGGGGGACCCTTGAATTGGTGAGTTCTGGGTGGTAGGCATGACAACCCAAATTTtgggggtgtggggtgggggcAATATGAGGTTTGGAGGAAATGGGGGTTTTGGTGGATGGGGCTCTATTTTGGAGGGAGTGATGGCTTGGGGTACCAATATTTAAAGGGGGTCTGGGACAGACTCTTGGATAGGGGTATTCTGGGTGTGGACTGATGTGGGAGGACCCCTGAATTGGGGAGGATGGGTGGGACAGTCCCAATTTGTGAGGGAAATTGGGGGGTAACCCTTGAATTGGAGGGGGATCATGTGTTGGGTAACTAAATTTTGGTGTCGGTAGCTGGGAGAACCCCAACTTTGGGGGCAGCAGACGCCCTTGAATTGGGGGACTCTGGGGGACAAGACCCCCATTTTTGGGGATCAGTGTGGGGGGGGCAGAGGGGGGACCCCAATTTTGAGTGAATGACTGGGGGGAGCCCGCATTTTACCCTGCCTGATAGTAGGGTGTCTCTCTGGGGTTCCCTCTGACCCTCCTCTTCCGCAGATGATTTTGGGGGTACGCCGGGCTGGGGGCTTCACCCGCCGGCTGGGGGTCGAGTGCTCAGATGTGGATGAGgcgctggcagctgctggggctggggctgacATCGTCCTGTTGGACAACCTGGCCCCCCAGGTGAGCCCCAAATTCGGAGGGGGACCAATAATGGTGGGGACCCAAGTGTGGCTGGACCCCAAAAAGGGGGCTTGGACTCTAAAAATGGGGATAAACCCTAAAAAAATGGGGCACAGATCTCCCAAAGCAGGGGGGCAATGCCATAGATTTGACCTCTGCACCCCACCAGGTGAGCTCCCAAAGACTGGCAGGGGCCCCCAAGAATGGGAGTATCCTCCAGGTGTGAGGctggaccccaaaaatgggggtCTGGGTCCTTTTAAATGGGGGGCGGAACAGTGAAATGGGTTGAACACCCCAAAAAGTGAGGGTCAAACACACAGATCCAGGTTGTGTTATTCCCAGCTGAGCCCCCAAAATTGAGGGGAGTGGCAAAAATGGGGGACATCCCAGGGTGAGGCTGTGCCAGAAAAATGTGAATCTGCTGTAAATGTGGGGCAGCCCCAAAGATACAAGGGGGAATCCCAATTTTGGAGGGTTGGGTAACCCCAGTTTGGGGGGT from the Cinclus cinclus chromosome 34, bCinCin1.1, whole genome shotgun sequence genome contains:
- the QPRT gene encoding nicotinate-nucleotide pyrophosphorylase [carboxylating]; amino-acid sequence: MDIGMVVMKLVTLRVVAIWFGGLGSWWPLMTLKLMLLLLMPCLMVLKISLPIVLPGGLDPLHVPKEMVSLSPPHVPPPRPVHLEHLHIPPHVLPMSPPPLHITLPISVSPIPSSCLFHLLHVPCSCATTVISRPKYLPENPTAEPNFLSGTLLGHQQPLPITLNPTPATPQITPLSLPRLPRTMARSPPTRGWAPPPPPHRLRSLARSWLDEDAPWPDAAVATVGDTATRAQLLSKGGGDSGGVLAGVPFAEAVFGVSGCRVTWRVPEGAVLPPGRVLVADVEGPAAGVLGGERVALNILGRCSGVASMAARAVGVARAQGWAGVVGGTRKTTPGFRLAEKYALGVGGVDPHRGGLGGLLLLKDNHRALAAAAGGLEQMILGVRRAGGFTRRLGVECSDVDEALAAAGAGADIVLLDNLAPQELHAVAAQVKAAHPGVTVEASGGIVLGTLPQFLGPHIDVVSMGCLTHSAPALDFALRVLEP